A DNA window from Aureibaculum sp. 2308TA14-22 contains the following coding sequences:
- a CDS encoding DUF6807 domain-containing protein: protein MKHIIFIVTVLFYIYLPAQELIRFEVESGAYNRTDCPVAVTSLPKEVLTIADNLQLIELSNDRIVLDMQINKETGELWFILNGFTPKNTVRQFALIKRRKKLSAQQINLQTINGGLQLSYKKQPILNYQYKMVYPPKGIDSLYKKSGFIHPLWTPEGEVLTRIHPPDHYHHYGIWGPWTKTKIDNRHVDFWNLGEGQGTVLFKDFLNKTQGDIYTSFTALQEHIDFGATDKNSVAINENLEIRAWNLGDNKPWLIDYTTKINSPLKNGILLDAYRYGGGIGFRATELWNKDNTRVLTSEKKDRSNADGTSASWAIIEGATNKKSGKGGILFMSHKENKHFPEPMRVWPIDANEGRGDMFFEFCPIRHKDWKLESQKTYSLKYRMLIFDGTLSVEQAEIAWHGFVNPPKINIISKK, encoded by the coding sequence ATGAAACATATTATTTTTATAGTAACAGTACTGTTTTACATTTATTTACCTGCTCAAGAATTAATTAGGTTCGAAGTGGAAAGCGGAGCATATAATCGTACAGATTGTCCAGTTGCTGTTACTTCATTACCTAAAGAAGTCCTTACTATAGCTGATAATTTGCAATTGATTGAACTTTCCAATGATAGAATAGTGTTGGATATGCAAATAAATAAAGAAACAGGGGAGCTGTGGTTTATTTTGAACGGGTTTACTCCTAAAAATACAGTACGTCAATTTGCTCTTATAAAAAGAAGGAAAAAGTTATCTGCTCAGCAAATCAATTTACAGACTATTAATGGAGGGTTGCAATTATCCTATAAAAAACAACCAATTTTAAATTACCAATATAAAATGGTTTATCCTCCTAAAGGTATAGACTCCCTATATAAAAAATCAGGATTTATTCACCCCTTATGGACACCAGAAGGAGAAGTGCTGACCAGGATTCACCCACCAGATCATTATCATCATTATGGAATTTGGGGGCCATGGACTAAAACTAAAATTGATAATCGTCATGTAGATTTTTGGAATTTAGGTGAAGGACAGGGTACCGTATTGTTTAAAGATTTTTTAAATAAAACTCAAGGTGATATTTATACGAGCTTTACCGCATTACAAGAGCATATTGATTTTGGTGCTACTGATAAAAATAGTGTAGCCATTAATGAAAACCTTGAAATACGAGCTTGGAATTTAGGCGATAACAAACCTTGGTTAATTGACTACACTACCAAAATCAATAGCCCATTAAAAAATGGAATTCTTTTAGATGCGTATCGTTACGGTGGAGGAATAGGATTTAGAGCTACAGAGTTGTGGAACAAAGACAATACTAGAGTACTCACTTCTGAAAAAAAAGACCGTAGTAATGCTGATGGAACTTCGGCTAGCTGGGCAATTATTGAAGGTGCAACCAACAAAAAATCAGGCAAAGGTGGAATCCTTTTTATGAGTCATAAAGAAAACAAACATTTTCCCGAACCTATGCGAGTGTGGCCTATAGATGCTAATGAAGGAAGGGGTGACATGTTTTTTGAATTTTGTCCTATTCGTCATAAAGATTGGAAGCTTGAAAGTCAAAAAACATACAGTTTAAAATACAGAATGCTTATATTTGATGGTACTTTAAGTGTTGAGCAGGCTGAAATAGCATGGCACGGCTTTGTCAATCCACCAAAAATTAATATAATTTCTAAGAAATAG